The following proteins come from a genomic window of Pocillopora verrucosa isolate sample1 chromosome 6, ASM3666991v2, whole genome shotgun sequence:
- the LOC136281860 gene encoding uncharacterized protein, translating to MTKWTHLLTTNKLTNYLNVTRRQHYNETKRYYRLRCSVPQPPKLYGLPKLHKPGIPMQPIVSFCGSPTYQLSKYLTTILQPLSDKSRRKLQSTENFIDAIKDVQIPDDYKLVSFDVKSLFTSIPLQLALQCTEIAIQQSTDALPLPTEDIMDLLNLCLTSTYFQYNGKHYKQLHGTAMGSPVSVVVADIQKTDAYRQTA from the coding sequence ATGACAAAATGGACGCACTTGTTAACGACAAACAAACTTACGAATTACTTAAACGTGACCCGACGCCAGCACTACAACGAAACTAAACGCTACTACCGACTGAGGTGCTCTGTACCACAACCACCTAAACTTTACGGACTACCGAAACTACACAAACCTGGGATACCTATGCAACCTATAGTCTCATTCTGTGGGTCCCCGACGTACCAACTGTCGAAATACCTTACGACGATACTGCAACCACTGTCTGACAAATCGAGACGTAAACTGCAATCTACTGAGAACTTTATTGACGCTATCAAAGACgtacagatacctgacgactacaaacttgtgtcttttgatgtgaaatcactgttcaccagtattccacttcaattgGCTCTACAGTGTACTGAAATCGCCATCCAACAGTCTACTGATGCACTACCATTACCAACAGAAGACATTATGGACCTACTTAACCTCTGCCTTACATcgacttactttcagtacaacgggAAACACTACAAGCAGTTGCACGGAACAGCTATGGGGTCGCCGGTCTCCGTTGTTGTCGCAGACatacagaaaaccgacgcataccgacagactgcttga